A genomic window from Silene latifolia isolate original U9 population chromosome Y, ASM4854445v1, whole genome shotgun sequence includes:
- the LOC141629589 gene encoding uncharacterized protein LOC141629589, translated as MIGFWNIRGLNSPTKQKYIKWFLHDHNVGLFGLLETKVKPSLNSVRHNICDGWCIFTNTQWHKGGRVWLIWKPNLYQIHFIEYNAQFIHVKVDELATRESFHLTMIYAFNGVQERKELWARLCHFQDTMFGPWLICGDFNTVPRPSERLRRQSIEEEMDDFQLCTDYCNIVDMPAMGSYFTWNNKHEANTRVFSRLDRALVNHEWLIQRPDCYAYFHVEGYFDHTPCLIQRTCSTMHTKRSFKYFNMWSGTAQFIPCVHQVWNQNILGTPMFQFVRKLKLLKHHLKKLNSDLYAMLKIILLELGSIWSLFKSS; from the coding sequence ATGATAGGTTTTTGGAACATTAGGGGGTTAAACAGTCCTACcaaacagaaatatatcaagtgGTTTTTGCATGATCATAATGTAGGGTTGTTTGGCCTCCTTGAGACGAAGGTAAAACCTTCTCTAAATTCTGTGAGACATAATATTTGTGATGGGTGGTGTATATTTACCAATACTCAGTGGCATAAAGGAGGTAGGGTGTGGCTTATATGGAAACCCAACTTGTATCAGATTCACTTTATTGAGTACAATGCTCAGTTCATTCATGTGAAGGTGGATGAGCTGGCTACTAGGGAGTCTTTCCATCTAACCATGATTTATGCTTTCAATGGGGTTCAGGAGAGGAAAGAACTATGGGCTAGATTATGTCATTTCCAGGATACTATGTTTGGTCCTTGGCTCATTTGTGGGGACTTTAACACAGTTCCTAGACCCAGTGAAAGGTTAAGGAGACAGTCAATTGAGGAGGAAATGGATGACTTCCAGTTGTGTACTGACTATTGTAATATTGTGGATATGCCTGCCATGGGTTCATACTTTACATGGAACAATAAACATGAGGCTAACACAAGAGTGTTTAGTAGGTTGGATAGGGCCTTAGTGAATCATGAATGGTTAATTCAGAGGCCTGATTGTTATGCTTATTTTCATGTTGAGGGATATTTTGATCATACCCCATGCCTTATCCAGAGAACCTGCTCTACTATGCACACCAAAAGATCCTTTAAATACTTTAACATGTGGAGTGGTACTGCGCAGTTTATACCCTGTGTGCATCAAGTTTGGAATCAAAATATTCTTGGCACCCCTATGTTCCAGTTTGTGAGAAAGTTAAAGCTGCTTAAGCATCATTTAAAAAAGTTGAATAGTGATTTGTATGCGATGTTGAAAATAATACTGTTAGAGCTTGGAAGCATTTGGAGTTTGTTCAAGAGCAGTTGA
- the LOC141629590 gene encoding uncharacterized protein LOC141629590, with protein MVQSVLTSLFPYWANIFLVPKGVLRKTDSICRNYLWVGTSNYIRTPLVSWEQVCTPKSEGGLGIKHSFTWNMATVGKLVGWIYSKPHSLWVKWVHQIYMKGSSWSDHIPKANMSGNWKAICKVRDILQDGYANGSWLDDQKGYSVKSGYEWLRTKSRRWVGLSWFGIVVPETVVHLFQQCKYTQLVLIDICYWLHISYPEGNGIVWIGRRKWTVVQKSSCLAAFMVVYYEVWHQRNATRLEGMVCRPKVLSKKVQSIIRCRLRLLNVETLSLRNRDWINSLV; from the exons ATGGTCCAGTCTGTGCTCACCTCTCTTTTTCCTTACTGGGCCAACATTTTTCTTGTTCCTAAAGGTGTGTTAAGGAAAACTGACAGTATCTGTCGTAATTATCTTTGGGTTGGTACTAGCAACTATATTAGAACTCCTCTTGTGAGCTGGGAGCAAGTTTGTACCCCAAAGAGTGAGGGTGGCTTAGGCATCAAACATAGCTTCACTTGGAATATGGCCACTGTTGGTAAATTGGTAGGGTGGATATACAGCAAACCTCATAGTCTTTGGGTTAAATGGGTGCATCAAATTTATATGAAAGGTAGCAGTTGGTCTGACCATATTCCTAAAGCAAATATGAGTGGGAATTGGAAGGCCATATGTAAGGTGAGGGATATTCTTCAGGATGGTTATGCTAATGGCAGTTGGCTTGATGATCAAAAGGGCTATAGTGTCAAGTCTGGGTATGAATGGCTCCGCACAAAGAGCAGAAGGTGGGTTGGGCTAAGCTGGTTTGGAATAGTTG TTCCAGAGACTGTAGTTCACCTGTTCCAGCAGTGCAAATACACACAATTGGTGCTGATTGATATATGTTACTGGTTGCATATCTCATATCCAGAGGGTAATGGTATTGTCTGGATAGGGAGAAGAAAATGGACTGTTGTACAGAAAAGTTCCTGTTTGGCAGCTTTTATGGTTGTCTACTACGAGGTGTGGCATCAAAGGAACGCAACAAGATTGGAAGGGATGGTTTGCAGGCCTAAAGTTCTGAGCAAGAAGGTCCAGTCTATAATCAGATGCAGACTTAGGTTACTGAATGTAGAGACTCTCTCTTTAAGAAATAGGGATTGGATCAACTCACTTGTTTAG